One window of the Puntigrus tetrazona isolate hp1 chromosome 13, ASM1883169v1, whole genome shotgun sequence genome contains the following:
- the znf318 gene encoding LOW QUALITY PROTEIN: zinc finger protein 318 (The sequence of the model RefSeq protein was modified relative to this genomic sequence to represent the inferred CDS: inserted 9 bases in 7 codons; deleted 10 bases in 5 codons): MYRGSRPHRGGYHPLPSRGFGSRPGPGHPPDPYRRPSPRRRYSPADEYRGGRPPRAYGRYSPSPPRGGLPVDHSLVITVGNELTHPSEAPYVRDYAAGESHHKPYYSPRKSSYDGHSDRGSRRRSVSRGRSRPRSRSPGYGRSKSRPRSRSRSRSYSRGRSPERAKSRARSKSRTRGRSYSRSRSRSGSRSRRQSRARSRARSKSRPRSRSRERSRSRGRSRGRSRARSWSRSQSASRSGSSSSSGSSRSRHSSVNRRVKSGDFRVREEDFSELEKARRRKEIQDMLVQPAKSILKKRMDSSETDSPMLVQNSDSSRNPDGGLSHEAEQLLSALSKTMEPDLLASMLGKSSDSGVLEELIGKIQPARGGGGDLLLPHEKGRQEKLDLTQFLGMISEVTQPQNVKKSHPDIEDEEKFLYGDEEEEGSEVAPANSNFPGTSYPQSCEMQIREPYTFGHTVDNVMSHSHRDSRQTDRHHSSSTPEVHAKEGPNNFPPGVGPQDVKVRKEVEEYEKIQDLLKTIGLDLGVAEISKMAARTQARLHXETPLVKTPTRRHSDRKHRSRSRSYSSSSSRSSSCSRSSSRSRSRSPQSRSGSLDHASSRSKKKPASPEKRSPLSHSQNKKDAQPSISQAESSWPTTPNVGPGSQMYPSQTSHPTHPMSPYPGPPPRGVMPPDYPPRGYDPYGNYVPYMPPGWPMYPPPSMPVPPPSPMDPYSHPNIERPFLKIIKTVPNESKGDDHKATPKSDPLASKAITSGIQRKEMEEKNTASQKQKVMEELEKLRKEKDVTQKGKKNLLKDVETLRKQQGELLRKKRREKDGHKDPVLIELSQLQENAMAQISKLRAEQREADQKYEELVKVALILGIDHKDSKISGDHAQQPLQSKKESARSPEKSGAKTSTSYNKVASSKSRASPEKPKSFLPSSCHSLDTAAEQFEYYDAGNHWCXNCNVTSGSMFDYFMHLHSKTHRKTLDPYDRPWAKSESEKKPPVGKRTSKPAKGSEFLIPVXGFFCQLCEEFFGDPICAEAHVTCHIHNEKYKAKIYENPXYEQRRNLDRQAGLESQKSSEHKRKREDDEQDDVKKSKHSKGKISSNEVDTKPQYNKEEENKNIKEGDNKPKEKYKKEDIDKQKYKKEDDERGKIKEDERRYKKMMMKRNRFRKEEEYTYRYRKEEGERSRYEEDRFRNRDDDDEHYRYREEDDRYRFRKDDDRGRYSREEEKSKYSREDDKKYKYTRSLEKKSKYKDEDWGKWSKSKWDEDKDGNEKYEKKEDKVQHQKSKASYSKDDKESTGKFSGKDGKSESEKPSEPPKILCXPSPALLAKLQEKNEEAAGRPGFGKFGLKKPQKTALEKEAERMAAQFLKEEEDSVPSEMAENKGAELDPFSKSIAAAKSIAIKLTGKALLPPSGEWLAFNENKTNPTLPPPTSPMVIRKSYTGVQNKPTPSADKSSAPXTGAQKGPTLSADLISKAFSGEEVQLKQTKDTPANPVDIFSIPITCSVSHCSTKMSDVAAPGVPEEEQKLTVILRPPPQLSSKPETRXPRMVKPKTTLAAGKAKDLFDIFYSSSAAVKTSVCSSVGDKQNWICSSRHQNASDVCKSGEPLKVNDSKVPLRDERLKNEESGVNLREEPLKNENTDLAQREEPLKNEDSNLTLREVSPNNKYSEVTQTEEPSKKGFKYFSREESHKNIDAEVAQIAEPTENEDLSLAQREQSLENKGSEVAQTGEPPRNEGSNLVWREESPKSEDSDVGQTEESPKNESSNVAQREESPKNEDFEQVFEDTILKHDLPDEDNAKEDFVDQQVLKSIEISVGDITVMEVDSQNTMQTNNDENPLESEEPMSFSPLPGSFTEQINLDTFEFNFETL, from the exons ATGTACCGCGGTTCTAGGCCGCACAGAGGCGGCTATCATCCCCTCCCGTCGCGTGGTTTCGGTTCCCGTCCTGGACCAGGCCACCCCCCGGATCCGTACCGCCGGCCCTCCCCGCGGAGGAGGTACTCACCGGCCGATGAATACCGAGGAGGGAGACCTCCGCGAGCCTATGGG AGATACAGCCCATCACCTCCTCGTGGTGGTCTCCCTGTAGATCACAGTCTGGTTATAACTGTGGGGAACGAGCTGACCCATCCAAGCGAAGCGCCCTATGTCCG AGATTATGCCGCGGGGGAGTCACATCATAAGCCCTATTACTCTCCAAGGAAGTCGAGCTATGATGGACACAGCGATCGAGGTTCGAGGAGGCGCAGTGTTAGCCGCGGGAGGAGCAGGCCGCGGAGCCGCAGTCCTGGCTACGGGCGCAGCAAAAGTCGCCCGCGCAGCCGCAGCAGGAGTCGGAGCTACAGTCGCGGCAGGAGTCCCGAACGAGCGAAGAGCCGAGCGCGCAGCAAGAGCAGAACCCGTGGGAGGAGCTACAGCAGAAGTCGAAGCAGAAGCGGAAGCCGCAGTCGCAGACAGAGCAGGGCCAGGAGCAGGGCACGGAGCAAGAGCCGGCCGCGGAGCCGCAGCCGCGAAAGGAGCCGCAGCAGGGGGAGGAGCAGAGGGCGGAGTCGTGCTAGGAGCTGGAGCCGGAGCCAGAGCGCCAGTCGGAGCGGAAGCAGTAGCAGCAGCGGCTCCAGTAGAAGTCGCCACAGCAGCGTCAACAGGAGAGTCAAATCAGGCGACTTTAGGGTGAGAGAGGAGGACTTTTCTGAGCTGGAGAAGGCCAGGCGACGGAAAGAAATCCAGGACATGCTTGTGCAGCCTGCGAAGTCAATTTTGAAGAAAAGAATGGATTCTTCCGAGACCGATTCTCCTATGCTAGTACAG AATAGTGACTCCTCGAGAAATCCAGATGGTGGTCTTTCACATGAGGCTGAACAGCTTCTCTCCGCACTTTCCAAAACCATGGAGCCAGACTTGTTAGCATCCATGCTGGGTAAAAGCTCTGATAGTGGTGTTCTTGAAGAGCTGATTGGTAAAATCCAACCAGCCAGAGGGGGCGGAGGTGACCTGCTCCTCCCTCACGAGAAGGGAAGACAGGAGAAATTAGACCTCACACAATTCCTAGGAATGATATCTGAGGTCACCCAACCACAGAATGTAAAAAAGAGTCATCCAGATATTGAAGATGAGGAGAAGTTCCTCTATGgggatgaagaagaagagggCAGTGAGGTGGCGCCAGCAAATTCGAACTTTCCAGGTACAAGTTACCCTCAGTCTTGTGAAATGCAAATAAGAGAACCTTACACATTTGGCCATACAGTAGACAATGTGATGAGCCATTCACATAGAGACAGtaggcagacagacaggcatCATTCCTCCTCCACACCTGAGGTACACGCCAAGGAAGGACCTAATAACTTCCCACCTGGAGTTGGGCCACAGGACGTCAAGGTGAGGAAAGAGGTGGAGGAATATGAGAAGATACAAGATTTGCTGAAAACAATTGGCTTGGACCTGGGTGTGGCTGAGATAAGCAAGATGGCTGCCAGGACGCAGGCGCGCCTGC CTGAAACACCCCTTGTGAAGACACCAACTCGTCGGCATTCGGATAGAAAGCACCGGAGCCGTAGCAGGAgttacagcagcagcagcagcaggagctCCAGTTGCAGTCGGAGTAGCAGCCGAAGCAGAAGCAGAAGTCCTCAAAGCCGAAGTGGCAGTTTGGATCACGCTTCAAGTCGCAGCAAGAAAAAGCCAGCTTCCCCAGAAAAAAGATCTCCACTCTCACATAGTCAGAACAAGAAAGATGCTCAACCTAGCATTTCTCAAGCAGAAAGCAGCTGGCCTACCACACCCAATGTGGGTCCTGGGTCTCAGATGTATCCCTCCCAAACCAGCCACCCGACACATCCCATGTCCCCATACCCTGGGCCGCCTCCACGTGGGGTAATGCCACCTGACTACCCACCGAGAGGTTACGATCCGTATGGCAATTATGTTCCATATATGCCTCCGGGATGGCCGATGTACCCACCTCCAAGTATGCCGGTACCTCCTCCCAGTCCAATGGATCCCTACAGCCACCCTAACATTGAGCGACCCTTTCTTAAAATCATCAAAACTGTGCCGAACGAGAGTAAAGGTGATGATCATAAAG CAACCCCTAAATCAGATCCTTTGGCCTCTAAAGCGATCACTAGTGGCATTCAGAGGAAAGAAATGGAAGAGAAGAATACTGCTAGCCAAAAACAAAAG GTCATGGAAGAGCTTGAAAAGCTAAGAAAGGAGAAAGACGTA acacaaaaaggaaagaaaaatctcttaaagGATGTGGAGACATTGAGAAAGCAGCAAG GGGAGCTTCTTCGAAAGAAGCGAAGGGAGAAGGATGGGCACAAGGACCCTGTACTCATCGAACTCAGTCAGCTCCAAGAAAATGCAATGGCCCAAATCTCTAAATTG CGTGCTGAACAGAGAGAGGCAGATCAAAAATATGAAGAGCTGGTCAAAGTAGCTCTTATTCTCGGTATAGACCACAAAGACTCGAAGATCTCTGGGGACCATGCGCAGCAGCCCCTTCAGAGTAAGAAGGAGTCAGCCAGAAGCCCAGAGAAATCAGGGGCCAAAACCAGCACCTCATACAATAAG GTAGCCTCCTCAAAATCAAGAGCGTCTCCTGAAAAACCCAAGTCATTTCTTCCGTCGAGCTGTCATTCCCTGGACACTGCTGCCGAGCAGTTCGAGTACTATGATGCAGGAAACCACTGGT AAAACTGCAATGTTACAAGTGGTTCAATGTTtgattatttcatgcatttgcaCAGCAAAACCCATAGGAAG ACTCTAGATCCTTATGACAGACCTTGGGCAAAATCAGAGAGTGAAAAGAAACCCCCTGTTGGAAAGAGGACTTCTAAGCCAGCCAAag GCTCTGAGTTCTTGATCCCTGT AGGATTCTTCTGCCAGTTATGTGAAGAGTTTTTTGGTGATCCCATTTGTGCTGAGGCTCATGTCACCTGCCATATTCACAATGAGAAATACAAG GCAAAAATTTATGAAAATC TCTATGAACAAAGGAGGAACTTGGACCGTCAGGCTGGCTTGGAGAGCCAAAAGAGTTCAGAGCACAAACGAAAACGTGAAGATGACGAACAGGATGATGTGAAGAAATCCAAACACAGTAAaggaaaaatatcaagcaaTGAAGTGGACACAAAACCACAGTACAACAAGGAAGAGGAGAATAAGAATATCAAAGAGGGAGACAATAAACCTAAGGAGAAATACAAGAAAGAGGATATAGATAAACAGAAATACAAGAAGGAGGATGATGAAAGAGGCAAAATAAAAGAGGATGAGAGAAGGTACaaaaagatgatgatgaagcgAAACCGCTTCAGAAAAGAAGAGGAATACACGTATAGATACAGGAAGGAGGAAGGGGAGAGATCCAGGTATGAAGAGGACAGATTTAGAAAccgagatgatgatgatgaacacTATCGATATAGAGAAGAGGACGACAGATACAGATTTAGAAAAGATGATGACAGAGGCCGATATAGTAGAGAAGAGGAGAAGTCAAAGTACAGCAGAGAAGATGATAAGAAGTACAAATACACTCGGAGTTTG GAGAAGAAGTCAAAATACAAGGATGAGGACTGGGGCAAGTGGTCGAAATCCAAGTGGGACGAGGACAAAGATGGTaatgaaaagtatgaaaaaaaggAAGATAAAGTTCAGCACCAGAAGAGCAAGGCTAGTTATTCCAAAGATGACAAGGAGAGCACAGGAAAATTCAGTGGTAAAGATGGCAAATCAGAATCAGAGAAACCCAGCGAGCCTCCTAAAATATTAT GCCCAAGTCCTGCCTTGCTTGCTAAACTTCAAGAGAAGAACGAGGAAGCTGCTGGTCGGCCTGGCTTTGGAAAATTTGGTCTGAAAAAGCCACAGAAGACAGCACTGGAGAAAGAGGCAGAGAGGATGGCGGCACAGTTCTTAAAGGAAGAGGAAGACAGTGTTCCTTCTGAAATGGCAGAAAACAAGGGTGCTGAACTTGATCCTTTTTCCAAGTCTATAGCTGCTGCAAAATCAATTGCTATCAAACTGACAGGAAAGGCTTTGCTGCCCCCTTCAGGTGAATGGCTAgcattcaatgaaaataaaactaatccTACTTTACCTCCTCCCACATCTCCCATGGTTATTAGGAAGTCTTACACAGGTGTGCAAAATAAACCAACACCATCTGCTGATAAATCTTCTGCAC TAACAGGAGCTCAGAAGGGCCCAACATTGTCAGCAGACCTCATCTCTAAGGCATTTAGTGGAGAAGAGgtgcaattaaaacaaacaaaggacACCCCTGCAAACCCTGTAGATATCTTCAGCATACCCATTACCTGTTCAGTCTCCCACTGCAGCACCAAAATG TCTGATGTGGCTGCTCCAGGAGTGCCTGAGGAGGAGCAGAAGCTCACCGTAATCCTTCGTCCTCCTCCTCAACTTTCTTCAAAGCCAGAGACCCG CCCAAGAATGGTAAAGCCAAAGACAACTCTTGCAgcaggaaaagcaaaagatttGTTTGACATTTTCTACAGTAGCAGTGCTGCAGTAAAAACCTCAGTTTGCAGCAGTGTTGGTGACAAACAAAACTGGATTTGCTCCTCAAGACA TCAAAATGCTAGTGATGTTTGCAAGAGCGGAGAACCTCTCAAGGTCAATGACTCGAAAGTTCCCCTGAGAGATGAACGTCTCAAGAACGAGGAGTCAGGAGTTAACTTGAGAGAAGAACCTCTTAAGAATGAGAACACAGATCTTGCCCAGAGAGAAGAACCCCTCAAAAATGAGGACTCAAATCTTACACTGAGAGAAGTATCCCCCAATAATAAATACTCAGAAGTTACCCAGACAGAAGAACCCTCCAAGAA AGGGTTTAAATATTTCTCGAGAGAAGAATCTCACAAGAACATAGACGCAGAAGTTGCCCAGATTGCAGAACCCACTGAGAATGAGGACTTGAGTCTTGCCCAGAGAGAGCAATCTCTAGAAAACAAAGGCTCAGAAGTTGCCCAGACAGGTGAACCCCCCAGGAATGAGGGCTCAAATCTGGTCTGGAGAGAGGAATCTCCCAAGAGTGAAGACTCAGACGTTGGCCAGACAGAAGAATCCCCCAAAAATGAGTCGTCAAATGTTGCACAAAGAGAGGAATCTCCCAAGAACGAGGACTTTGAACAAGTCTTTGAGGATACCATCTTAAAACATGACCTTCCAGATGAAGATAATGCAAAAGAAGATTTTGTTGATCAACAAGTTCTTAAATCTATTGAAATCTCTGTGGGGGATATAACTGTGATGGAAGTAGATAGTCAGAACACAATGCAGACAAATAATGATGAG AACCCTCTGGAATCTGAGGAACCCATGTCGTTCTCTCCCCTTCCCGGGTCTTTCACTGAGCAAATAAACTTGGATACATTTGAATTCAATTTTGAGACTTTGTAA